A region from the Brassica napus cultivar Da-Ae chromosome C8, Da-Ae, whole genome shotgun sequence genome encodes:
- the LOC106377369 gene encoding probable serine/threonine-protein kinase At1g01540: protein MSMYDAAFLNTELSKPTSIFGLRLWVVIGILLGSLIVIALFLLSLCLTSRRKNRKPRADFASKEIKEIVQAPAPGEIQVDIGKTEHRVVFSGRVSSGESRGTASASETASFSGSGNVGPEVSHLGWGRWYTLRELEAATNGLCEENVIGEGGYGIVYRGVLNDGTKVAVKNLLNNRGQAEKEFKVEVEVIGRVRHKNLVRLLGYCVEGAYRMLVYDFVDNGNLEQWIHGDVGDVSPLTWDIRINIILGMAKGLAYLHEGLEPKVVHRDIKSSNILLDRQWNAKVSDFGLAKLLGSDSSYVTTRVMGTFGYVAPEYACTGMLNEKSDIYSFGILIMEIITGRNPVDYSLPQGETNLVEWLKTMVGNRRSEEVVDPKIAEPPSSKALKRVLLVALRCVDPDANKRPKMGHIIHMLEAEDSLFRDERRTTRDRGSRDKQETTASESGEGIISIIR, encoded by the exons ATGTCGATGTACGATGCTGCTTTCCTCAACACAGAGCTTTCGAAACCGACGTCCATCTTCGGCCTCCGGCTATGGGTCGTTATCGGAATCTTGCTCGGATCTCTAATCGTCATCGCGCTCTTCCTTCTCTCCCTCTGCCTAACCTCTCGCCGCAAAAATCGAAAGCCGAGAGCCGATTTCGCTTCCAAGGAGATAAAAGAGATTGTTCAGGCGCCGGCGCCGGGGGAGATCCAGGTGGATATAGGGAAGACGGAGCACAGAGTGGTGTTCTCAGGTCGGGTGTCGAGTGGAGAGAGTAGAGGAACTGCGAGTGCCAGCGAGACGGCGTCGTTTTCGGGGAGCGGAAACGTTGGACCGGAGGTGTCGCATCTCGGGTGGGGACGGTGGTATACTCTGAGGGAGCTTGAGGCGGCCACGAATGGGCTCTGTGAAGAGAATGTGATCGGAGAAGGTGGTTACGGGATTGTGTATCGTGGAGTTTTAAACGATGGAACTAAAGTCGCCGTCAAGAACTTGCTTAATAACAG GGGACAGGCGGAGAAGGAATTCAAAGTAGAAGTGGAAGTGATTGGTCGTGTACGACACAAGAATCTCGTTAGGCTTTTAGGTTATTGCGTTGAAGGTGCTTACAG GATGCTGGTGTATGACTTTGTGGATAATGGCAATTTGGAGCAATGGATTCACGGTGACGTTGGCGATGTTAGCCCTCTTACTTGGGATATCCGTATCAACATTATACTCGGGATGGCTAAAGG ATTGGCGTACCTACACGAGGGTCTTGAACCAAAAGTGGTTCATCGGGATATAAAATCGAGCAATATATTGCTTGATCGCCAATGGAATGCTAAGGTTTCGGATTTTGGACTTGCTAAGCTCTTGGGTTCCGACAGCAGTTATGTGACCACCCGTGTCATGGGAACCTTCGg TTATGTAGCACCGGAGTATGCATGCACCGGGATGTTAAACGAGAAGAGTGACATCTATAGCTTTGGAATATTAATCATGGAGATCATCACTGGTAGAAACCCTGTTGATTATAGTCTCCCTCAAGGAGAG ACGAATCTAGTGGAGTGGCTGAAAACAATGGTAGGAAACCGAAGATCAGAAGAAGTAGTTGATCCCAAAATAGCCGAACCACCATCCTCAAAGGCTCTTAAACGAGTGCTGCTCGTTGCTTTGCGTTGTGTGGATCCTGATGCAAACAAGAGACCTAAAATGGGACATATCATACATATGCTTGAAGCTGAAGACTCACTCTTTCGTGAT GAACGCCGAACAACGAGGGACCGTGGAAGCCGCGATAAGCAAGAGACAACGGCTAGTGAAAGCGGCGAGGGCATCATCAGCATCATAAGATGA